A region from the Aegilops tauschii subsp. strangulata cultivar AL8/78 chromosome 5, Aet v6.0, whole genome shotgun sequence genome encodes:
- the LOC141022998 gene encoding uncharacterized protein — protein sequence MNVKRKQVELDTRCPICMRLDEDGGHLFLKCKLVKHLWRELQLEDVRLELLKCADPVAMFDFLWSLTRVRRDLVLILLWEWWNIRNKANHGGKMKPTEGVAYNIRRILDDFQNGSLQTEKHDTMHTIAGWSKPKEGFVNINFDAAFHVEQGGGAWGCVMRSDQGDVIAACAGRMDHLTSALQAEATACNRAIEAASEMGINQAIFESDSLSLVNAINSGERDLSSIDVLIREARSLCYASFDAFEFTFCKRSCNSVAHSLAAFGYRAGVVCSWWKDQASEFVCDLVAGDSAVHG from the coding sequence ATGAATGTCAAGCGAAAGCAGGTGGAGCTAGATACTAGATGCCCGATATGTATGAGGCTGGATGAGGATGGTGGCCATTTATTTCTCAAGTGCAAGCTAGTGAAGCATCTTTGGAGAGAATTGCAGCTGGAGGATGTTAGACTAGAGTTGCTGAAGTGTGCTGATCCAGTAGCCATGTTTGATTTCCTGTGGTCGCTAACGCGGGTTCGCCGTGATCTGGTCCTGATTCTTCTATGGGAGTGGTGGAATATACGCAATAAAGCAAACCATGGCGGCAAGATGAAGCCCACCGAAGGAGTGGCCTATAACATCCGCAGAATACTTGATGATTTTCAGAATGGATCTTTGCAGACTGAAAAGCATGACACAATGCATACAATAGCAGGGTGGAGTAAACCAAAGGAAGGTTTTGTCAATATTAACTTTGACGCAGCCTTCCATGTGGAGCAAGGAGGGGGAGCCTGGGGCTGTGTTATGAGATCAGATCAAGGGGACGTCATTGCTGCATGTGCAGGGAGGATGGATCATCTCACGTCGGCTTTACAAGCTGAAGCTACTGCTTGTAACAGGGCCATCGAAGCGGCGAGCGAAATGGGAATCAATCAGGCTATTTTTGAATCAGACTCGTTGAGTCTGGTGAATGCCATAAACTCTGGCGAGAGGGATCTGTCTTCAATTGACGTCCTAATCCGTGAAGCTCGTAGCCTTTGTTACGCATCTTTTGATGCTTTTGAATTTACCTTCTGTAAGCGTTCTTGTAATTCTGTAGCCCATAGCCTTGCTGCTTTTGGCTATCGGGCAGGTGTGGTGTGCTCCTGGTGGAAGGACCAAGCATCAGAATTTGTATGCGACTTGGTTGCCGGCGATTCTGCTGTGCACGGTTAA
- the LOC109772326 gene encoding NAC domain-containing protein 54, giving the protein MAPVGLPPGFRFHPTDEELVNYYLKRKVHGQSIELDIIPEVDLYKCEPWELAEKSFLPSRDPEWYFFGPRDRKYPNGCRTNRATRAGYWKSTGKDRSINYQKRSIGMKKTLVFYQGRAPQGIRSNWVMHEYRIEESECNNTMGVQDSYALCRVFKKNVPAGEFEKQGECSSSQAKANQEQVTDFEDAGESSTANENDKDNSWMQFIVEDLWCSNKTK; this is encoded by the exons ATGGCGCCGGTTGGTCTCCCCCCAGGCTTTAGGTTTCATCCAACTGATGAGGAGCTTGTGAACTATTACCTCAAGAGGAAGGTCCATGGCCAGAGCATCGAACTCGACATCATCCCAGAGGTAGACCTCTACAAGTGTGAGCCTTGGGAGCTAGCAG AGAAATCGTTCCTGCCCAGTAGAGACCCTGAGTGGTACTTCTTTGGGCCAAGGGATAGGAAGTATCCAAATGGATGCCGGACGAACCGAGCAACTCGGGCAGGATACTGGAAATCGACCGGCAAAGATCGATCCATCAACTACCAGAAGAGGTCAATCGGTATGAAGAAGACATTAGTCTTCTACCAAGGCCGAGCTCCTCAGGGGATCAGGAGCAACTGGGTCATGCATGAGTACCGCATCGAGGAAAGCGAATGCAACAACACCATGGGGGTTCAG GACTCCTATGCGCTATGTCGGGTTTTCAAGAAAAATGTGCCGGCTGGTGAATTTGAAAAACAAGGGGAATGCAGCTCATCACAGGCTAAAGCAAATCAAGAACAGGTTACAGACTTCGAGGATGCTGGAGAGTCCTCAACTGCAAACGAGAATGACAAAGACAATTCTTGGATGCAGTTCATAGTGGAAGACCTGTGGTGCAGCAACAAAACCAAGTAA
- the LOC109772327 gene encoding LOW QUALITY PROTEIN: NAC domain-containing protein 54 (The sequence of the model RefSeq protein was modified relative to this genomic sequence to represent the inferred CDS: inserted 1 base in 1 codon; deleted 1 base in 1 codon), with protein MKLARESAKEEVASKGGPHPIDENLEGRTTTVPPTPADDDRPRGRENLLIRAAGRPVKAAAAASSNQQEQRRRSKVRVLLLRRSSYLPTXAAAAAAVDRRGMAPVGLPPGFRFHPTDEELVNYYLKRKIHGLHIELDIIPEVDLYKCEPWDLAEKSFLPSRDPEWYFFGPRDRKYPNGFRTNRATRAGYWKSTGKDRRVMTQQHHGGGGAGGGARAIGMKKTLVYYRGRAPQGVRTDWVMHEYRLDDKDSEDTIAIQDTYALCRVFKKNAICAEVEELQEGQCSMALLEGACQQLLASSRTAGQEYYQTPSPDVPAGSTSGGADADADDDADKDDSWMQFISEDAWCSSTAAEESTSCAG; from the exons ATGAAGCTTGCGAGGGAATCTGCAAAAGAGGAGGTAGCTAGC AAAGGTGGCCCCCATCCGATCGATGAAAATCTCGAGGGGAGGACGACTACTGTGCCTCCTACCCCAGCCGACGACGATCGACCCAGAGGAAGAGAAAACCTACTTATAAGGGCAGCTGGCCGCCCGGTaaaggcagcagcagcagcctcCTCCAACCAGCAGGagcagagaagaagaagcaaaGTGCGCGTCTTGCTCCTCCGCCGAAGCAGCTACCTACCAA tagctgctgctgctgccgccgtcgatCGCCGGGGTATGGCGCCGGTGGGTCTGCCGCCGGGTTTCCGGTTCCACCCGACGGACGAGGAGCTGGTGAACTACTACCTGAAGCGCAAGATCCACGGGCTCCACATCGAGCTCGACATCATCCCGGAGGTGGACCTCTACAAGTGCGAGCCCTGGGACCTCGCAG AGAAGTCGTTTTTGCCGAGCCGTGACCCGGAGTGGTACTTCTTCGGGCCGAGGGACCGCAAGTACCCCAACGGCTTCCGGACCAACCGGGCGACGCGGGCAGGGTACTGGAAGTCCACCGGCAAGGACCGGCGCGTCATGACGCAGCAGCaccacggcggcggaggagccggCGGGGGCGCGCGGGCAATCGGGATGAAGAAGACGCTGGTGTACTACCGCGGACGCGCGCCGCAGGGGGTGCGCACCGACTGGGTGATGCACGAGTACCGCCTCGACGACAAGGACTCCGAGGACACCATCGCCATCCAG GACACCTACGCGCTGTGCCGGGTCTTCAAGAAGAACGCCATCTGCGCCGAGGTGGAGGAGCTGCAGGAGGGGCAGTGCAGCATGGCACTGCTCGAGGGCGCCTGCCAGCAGCTGCTCGCCAGCAGCCGCACTGCCGGACAGGAGTACTACCAGACCCCGTCGCCCGACGTGCCCGCAGGGTCCACCTCCGGCGGTGCTGACGCCGACGCAGACGACGACGCTGACAAGGACGACTCCTGGATGCAGTTCATCTCCGAGGACGCCTGGTGCTCCAGCACCGCCGCCGAGGAGAGCACCTCCTGCGCCGGCTGA
- the LOC109772293 gene encoding histone H4, with protein MSGRGKGGKGLGKGGAKRHRKVLRDNIQGITKPAIRRLARRGGVKRISGLIYEETRGVLKIFLENVIRDAVTYTEHARRKTVTAMDVVYALKRQGRTLYGFGG; from the coding sequence ATGTCGGGCCGCGGCAAGGGAGGCAAGGGGCTGGGCAAGGGCGGCGCGAAGCGCCACCGGAAGGTGCTCCGCGACAACATCCAgggcatcaccaagccggcgatCCGGCGGCTGGCGCGCAGGGGCGGCGTGAAGCGCATCTCGGGGCTCATCtacgaggagacccgcggcgtGCTCAAGATCTTCCTCGAGAACGTCATCCGCGACGCCGTCACCTACACCGAGCACGCCCGCCGCAAGACCGTCACCGCCATGGACGTCGTCTACGCGCTCAAGCGCCAGGGCCGCACCCTCTACGGCTTCGGAGGCTAG